A genome region from Cyanobacterium stanieri LEGE 03274 includes the following:
- a CDS encoding TIGR04376 family protein, with protein sequence MGIFEDFSNFLESRLEEFLNSNPKLKLEVLSEELIAQEKETIKLILRLKAEQKKLEQEIIDLGQEIQKWHPRIEKARQSGRYDLAQEAEMREISLLQQGKIAWEKMEDTKKKIIESREILSSIEDKQKEVKLKMKQTQYSYGSSQSYNYSSPQYTTYTDNLDPLEQKFREWEVDQELKDMRQN encoded by the coding sequence ATGGGAATTTTTGAAGATTTTAGCAACTTTTTAGAATCTCGATTAGAAGAATTTTTAAATAGTAATCCTAAACTTAAACTAGAAGTTTTATCAGAAGAATTAATCGCCCAGGAAAAGGAAACTATTAAACTAATTTTAAGATTAAAAGCTGAACAAAAAAAATTAGAACAAGAAATTATTGACTTAGGTCAAGAAATCCAAAAATGGCATCCACGTATCGAAAAAGCCAGACAATCAGGACGTTATGACTTAGCCCAAGAAGCCGAAATGAGAGAAATTAGCCTCCTTCAACAAGGAAAAATCGCTTGGGAAAAAATGGAAGATACTAAGAAAAAAATTATTGAATCCCGAGAGATTCTTAGTTCCATTGAAGATAAACAAAAAGAAGTTAAGCTAAAAATGAAGCAAACTCAATACTCCTATGGCAGTTCTCAAAGCTATAATTATTCTTCCCCTCAATATACTACTTACACCGATAATTTAGATCCCCTCGAACAAAAATTCAGGGAATGGGAAGTAGATCAAGAATTAAAAGATATGAGACAAAATTGA
- a CDS encoding GNAT family N-acetyltransferase, translating into MVWLQKLFTKTNNDNSSNANDDNKDWVSLDPDKFGNTQIYFSTHEEIDLYELEELCDSVGWARRPLRKVRKALEHSYLVVSAWEIRGNKKAMIGFARATSDHAFNATIWDVVIHPRFQNKGLGKVLMQYMIRKLRSDDISNVTLFADPQVVEFYRRLGFILDPEGIKGMFWYPD; encoded by the coding sequence ATGGTTTGGTTGCAAAAATTATTTACAAAAACAAACAACGACAATAGCTCCAACGCTAACGATGATAACAAGGACTGGGTATCGCTGGATCCAGACAAATTTGGCAATACTCAAATATACTTTAGTACCCATGAAGAAATAGATTTGTATGAATTAGAGGAACTTTGTGATTCTGTAGGTTGGGCAAGACGCCCCTTACGAAAGGTTAGAAAAGCCTTAGAACACAGTTACTTAGTTGTTTCCGCTTGGGAAATCAGGGGTAACAAAAAAGCTATGATAGGTTTTGCCCGTGCTACCTCTGACCATGCTTTTAATGCCACCATCTGGGATGTAGTAATTCATCCTCGATTCCAGAATAAGGGGTTAGGTAAGGTTTTGATGCAATATATGATTCGCAAGTTACGAAGTGACGATATTAGTAATGTTACTCTATTTGCTGATCCTCAAGTAGTAGAGTTTTATCGCCGTCTGGGCTTTATTTTAGACCCTGAGGGCATTAAAGGAATGTTTTGGTATCCTGATTAA
- the bioF gene encoding 8-amino-7-oxononanoate synthase, which yields MNDSLGQHLQKSLSTIKKARWYRQEQKITDLSGYTITIDGEQLINFASNDYLGLATDIRLKQAVIEATERYGNGSTGSRLLSGHRTLHDDLEGAIASLKQTPKALVFSSGYLANLGTISALMGKKDLILGDEYNHSSLKNGAKLSQASILEYQHLNCEDLVDKLNKNRANHRHCLIITDSVFSMDGDIAPLPELLDIAQKFDCWLMVDEAHGTGVMGKQGAGCLEHFGLKNERIIQIGTLSKAVGSLGGYVAGSEILIDFLRNRCPTWIYTTALSIPDTAAALTGIHIIRTEAHRRHNLWTNINLLKKLCNQANLTLLPSDSAILCLPLKDASEALFISSKLRDNGFYIPAIRPPTVPTSRLRLSIMATHNISDLQKLIGILGKSCP from the coding sequence ATGAATGATTCTCTAGGGCAACATTTACAAAAGTCCCTTTCTACTATCAAAAAAGCTCGTTGGTATCGGCAAGAACAAAAAATAACTGATTTATCAGGTTACACTATCACCATTGATGGTGAACAGTTAATTAATTTTGCTAGTAATGATTATTTAGGACTAGCCACAGATATTCGTCTTAAACAGGCGGTAATAGAAGCTACCGAGCGTTATGGTAATGGTAGCACCGGATCTCGTTTATTAAGTGGTCATAGAACCCTCCATGATGATTTAGAAGGGGCGATCGCCTCTTTGAAACAAACCCCCAAAGCCCTTGTTTTTAGTTCGGGATATTTAGCAAATTTAGGTACTATTTCCGCCCTCATGGGTAAAAAAGATCTCATTTTAGGGGACGAATATAACCATTCCAGTCTCAAAAATGGAGCAAAATTGAGCCAAGCCTCTATTCTGGAATATCAACATCTTAACTGTGAAGATTTAGTCGATAAACTAAATAAAAATCGAGCCAACCATCGCCATTGTTTGATTATCACCGACAGTGTTTTTAGCATGGATGGAGACATTGCCCCCCTTCCTGAATTATTAGATATAGCCCAAAAATTTGACTGTTGGTTAATGGTAGATGAAGCCCATGGCACAGGGGTAATGGGTAAGCAAGGGGCCGGATGTTTAGAACATTTTGGGCTAAAAAATGAGCGTATTATTCAAATTGGTACTCTCAGTAAAGCTGTCGGTAGTTTAGGAGGTTATGTGGCAGGAAGCGAAATATTGATCGATTTTTTGCGTAACCGCTGCCCCACTTGGATTTATACTACAGCACTTTCCATCCCAGACACCGCCGCTGCATTGACGGGCATTCATATAATCCGCACCGAAGCCCATCGTCGTCACAATCTATGGACTAATATTAATTTACTCAAAAAACTATGTAATCAGGCTAATTTAACCTTATTGCCTTCAGATTCCGCCATTTTGTGTTTACCCCTCAAAGATGCTTCTGAAGCCTTATTTATTTCCTCAAAACTGCGTGATAACGGCTTTTATATTCCTGCCATTCGCCCTCCCACTGTACCCACTAGCCGATTACGTCTTTCGATTATGGCTACCCACAACATTTCTGACTTACAAAAATTAATTGGCATCTTGGGCAAAAGTTGCCCATAA
- the ispD gene encoding 2-C-methyl-D-erythritol 4-phosphate cytidylyltransferase has translation MFLLIPAAGVGKRMGAKGNKLLLKLQDKPLLAWTLINAEKSQEVEWIGIMGQPYDFEEFNQIIEQLSLTKPVTLIKGGDTRQQSVYNGLQALPSHAQKVLIHDGARCLATPELFDRCAKALDNCQGLIAAIPVKDTIKIVDENKTVIDSPNRDYLWAAQTPQGFNVELLKQCHNQGLELGWEVTDDAALLERCGYSVQIVEGEETNLKVTTPMDLTIAEFILNQGNGDGG, from the coding sequence ATGTTTTTATTAATTCCCGCCGCAGGTGTAGGTAAAAGAATGGGAGCAAAGGGCAACAAACTACTATTAAAATTACAAGATAAGCCCCTGTTGGCATGGACATTAATTAACGCTGAAAAATCCCAAGAAGTGGAATGGATAGGAATCATGGGGCAACCCTACGACTTCGAGGAATTTAACCAAATTATTGAACAATTATCCCTTACCAAACCCGTCACCTTGATAAAAGGGGGAGATACGAGACAACAATCTGTTTATAACGGTTTACAAGCCTTACCCAGCCATGCTCAAAAGGTGTTAATCCATGATGGGGCAAGATGTTTGGCAACCCCAGAATTATTTGATCGTTGTGCCAAAGCGTTGGATAATTGTCAGGGTTTAATCGCTGCTATCCCTGTTAAAGATACTATCAAAATAGTAGATGAAAACAAAACTGTTATAGATAGCCCTAACCGTGATTATTTATGGGCGGCTCAAACACCGCAGGGATTTAATGTAGAATTATTGAAACAATGCCATAATCAAGGGCTAGAGTTGGGCTGGGAAGTGACAGACGATGCAGCGCTGTTGGAAAGATGTGGTTATTCGGTGCAGATAGTAGAAGGGGAAGAAACTAATTTGAAGGTTACTACTCCTATGGATTTAACCATTGCGGAGTTTATTTTAAATCAGGGTAATGGTGATGGGGGGTGA
- a CDS encoding TolB family protein translates to MALTITGCSNYPRTLNFPFDNGGRGLNSRNSELNPYIAGNFITFTSDRNGSQDIYLFDARNRRLIDLPGLNAFDEIATNPTISEDGRYLVFMVVKQGQSGLYLYDRTTQQKRTLIPQTTKEIRNPMISSNGEKIVFETANNGQWDIVVTDIRGNPIND, encoded by the coding sequence ATGGCATTAACAATTACTGGTTGTAGCAACTATCCTCGCACCCTCAATTTTCCCTTTGACAACGGTGGTAGGGGCTTAAATAGTCGTAACTCAGAATTAAATCCCTACATAGCAGGGAATTTTATCACATTTACTTCAGACCGCAACGGCTCTCAAGATATTTATTTATTTGATGCCAGAAATCGTCGCCTAATCGATTTACCAGGGTTAAACGCTTTTGATGAAATTGCCACTAATCCCACCATTTCCGAAGACGGTAGATATTTAGTGTTTATGGTAGTCAAACAAGGACAATCGGGTTTATATTTATATGATCGCACCACCCAACAAAAAAGAACCTTAATTCCTCAAACTACCAAGGAAATTAGAAACCCCATGATAAGTAGTAACGGCGAAAAAATTGTCTTTGAAACCGCTAACAACGGACAATGGGATATTGTAGTAACTGATATTCGTGGCAACCCCATTAACGATTGA
- a CDS encoding serine hydrolase yields MAFFIPDESLQKVGEEILNNTWQRFPSLAKNQVALTWLVYDEPIIVNTGGALSVDEFWRHSIRGYSYRGDENLYPASVVKLFYLVAIKDWIETGMVESSSELERAIRDMIVESSNDATSLVVDVLTGTTSGPELTIAPFQTWAYQRNIVNRYYQSLGWEELQTINVNQKTWGDGPYGRERMYVGENLENRNRLTTSAITRLFHSIVGGVAVSPEASQAMMALLQRDVNQKVLAPNEEENQVNGFLGEALSKGDRLWSKAGWTSKVRLDSTYIEKSNGKAYHLTVFTEGAENSQNREILPFISSQISQFMEH; encoded by the coding sequence ATGGCTTTTTTTATCCCTGATGAATCTCTCCAAAAAGTGGGGGAAGAAATTTTAAATAATACTTGGCAAAGGTTTCCTTCTTTAGCAAAAAATCAAGTGGCATTAACTTGGTTGGTGTATGATGAGCCGATTATTGTTAATACTGGGGGTGCTTTGTCGGTGGACGAGTTTTGGAGACATTCAATTCGGGGCTATAGTTATCGGGGGGATGAAAATCTTTATCCTGCTAGTGTGGTGAAACTTTTTTATCTCGTGGCTATTAAAGATTGGATTGAAACGGGGATGGTGGAAAGTAGCTCGGAGTTGGAGAGGGCTATTAGGGATATGATTGTGGAGTCGAGTAATGATGCTACTAGCTTGGTGGTGGATGTGTTGACGGGTACCACATCGGGCCCTGAATTGACGATCGCCCCTTTTCAAACATGGGCATATCAGCGTAATATTGTCAACCGTTATTATCAGTCTTTGGGGTGGGAAGAATTACAAACTATCAATGTCAATCAAAAAACTTGGGGAGATGGCCCCTATGGTAGAGAGAGGATGTATGTGGGGGAAAACCTCGAAAATCGTAATCGTTTAACCACCAGTGCGATCACCCGATTATTTCATAGTATAGTGGGAGGTGTGGCAGTATCCCCCGAAGCATCCCAAGCAATGATGGCTTTATTGCAAAGAGATGTAAACCAAAAAGTCCTCGCCCCTAATGAAGAAGAAAATCAAGTCAATGGCTTTTTGGGTGAGGCATTGAGTAAGGGCGATCGCCTTTGGTCAAAAGCAGGATGGACATCAAAAGTAAGACTTGACAGCACCTACATTGAAAAAAGTAACGGGAAGGCTTACCATTTAACAGTGTTCACCGAAGGTGCAGAAAATAGCCAAAATAGAGAGATTTTACCCTTTATCTCCTCCCAAATCAGTCAATTTATGGAACATTAA
- a CDS encoding sodium:solute symporter family protein: MQTIDWIVVLLYLIATMAVGIYLSKKASKSLEDFFVSGRSLPWWLAGTSMAATTFSIDTPLYICGVVASRGIAGNWEWWSFGFAHVVMIYIFARLWRRAEIVTDAELTEIRYGGKMAAILRATKAFLFAVPINCIGIGYAMLAMVKVVDALQLWESLGLNVGDNGKLWSVIFVSFFVLIYSGFSGLWGVVVTDFFQFFLALFGALLVAVFAVNDVGGVRALVTQVQTITDIDVLTFIPLVRGDGFLGWQWSDFAGISLTTFSAYLFVQWWSFRRSDGGGEFIQRLVAAKDEAEAEKAAWFFNILNYIVRTWPWILVALAGLVIYPDLEDAELAYPLMMLDFLPTIILGLVVASLIAAFMSTVSTSINWGASYLTNDLYRRFFAPDASQTQLVFAGRVASALVTVIGAIAAFFAQDIATVFRLVIAIGTGPGLVLILRWYWWRINSAAELTAMVVGFVIGLLSMIPNLNLFPTDFGLRLMVISGATAVVWISVMYLTPPESEETLTSFYLRVRPAGLGWKKQQDATGIQPLQNLGLDAQKVVAGIMILFGSMLSIGGFLLLQSGVGWFCLVMAVIGGFWLRHLNKQRIFSMSRPGKE; encoded by the coding sequence ATGCAAACAATCGATTGGATAGTAGTCTTGTTATACCTCATTGCCACCATGGCAGTGGGCATATATCTATCAAAAAAAGCCTCCAAAAGTTTAGAAGACTTCTTCGTCTCTGGGCGCTCATTACCTTGGTGGTTAGCAGGTACGAGTATGGCCGCCACCACCTTTTCTATTGATACTCCTCTCTACATTTGTGGAGTCGTTGCCAGTCGCGGCATTGCAGGTAACTGGGAATGGTGGAGTTTTGGCTTTGCCCATGTGGTAATGATTTATATTTTTGCTAGATTATGGCGGAGGGCGGAAATTGTCACCGATGCGGAATTGACAGAGATTCGTTATGGAGGCAAAATGGCGGCAATTTTACGGGCAACTAAAGCCTTTTTATTTGCTGTACCCATTAACTGTATAGGTATTGGTTATGCCATGTTAGCCATGGTGAAGGTGGTGGATGCTTTGCAATTGTGGGAAAGTTTGGGGTTGAATGTGGGTGACAATGGCAAGTTATGGAGCGTTATTTTTGTTAGCTTTTTCGTCCTCATCTATTCAGGATTTTCGGGGTTATGGGGGGTTGTCGTCACAGACTTTTTCCAATTCTTCCTCGCCCTGTTTGGGGCTTTATTAGTGGCGGTGTTTGCGGTCAATGATGTAGGGGGTGTAAGGGCTTTAGTTACCCAAGTACAGACCATTACAGACATCGATGTATTGACTTTTATTCCTTTGGTGCGGGGAGATGGATTTTTGGGGTGGCAATGGAGCGATTTTGCGGGAATTAGTTTGACCACTTTTTCGGCTTATTTGTTTGTGCAGTGGTGGAGTTTTCGTCGAAGTGATGGGGGTGGAGAGTTTATCCAAAGATTGGTGGCGGCGAAGGATGAAGCGGAAGCGGAAAAGGCGGCATGGTTTTTTAATATCCTTAATTATATTGTCCGTACTTGGCCTTGGATTTTGGTGGCGTTGGCTGGTTTGGTGATTTATCCTGATTTGGAAGATGCGGAGTTGGCTTATCCTTTGATGATGTTAGACTTTTTACCTACCATTATTCTTGGTTTGGTGGTGGCTTCTTTGATAGCAGCTTTTATGAGTACGGTATCTACTTCTATTAATTGGGGGGCTTCTTATCTTACCAATGATTTATATCGTCGTTTCTTTGCCCCCGATGCTTCTCAAACTCAATTAGTTTTCGCTGGAAGGGTTGCTTCTGCGTTGGTGACTGTTATAGGTGCGATCGCCGCTTTTTTCGCCCAAGACATCGCCACAGTATTCCGCTTAGTGATTGCCATCGGTACAGGGCCAGGATTAGTTTTGATTTTACGCTGGTATTGGTGGCGCATCAACAGTGCTGCAGAATTAACAGCCATGGTGGTAGGTTTTGTCATCGGTTTGCTGAGCATGATTCCTAACCTTAATCTTTTTCCCACAGACTTTGGTTTAAGGTTAATGGTTATATCTGGTGCTACGGCAGTGGTATGGATTTCGGTAATGTATCTTACTCCCCCTGAGTCGGAAGAAACCTTAACCAGTTTTTATCTACGGGTGCGCCCTGCTGGATTAGGGTGGAAAAAACAACAGGATGCTACAGGAATTCAACCTTTACAAAATTTGGGCTTAGATGCCCAGAAAGTGGTAGCAGGGATAATGATTTTATTTGGCTCAATGTTATCCATCGGGGGCTTTTTACTCCTACAGTCAGGGGTAGGTTGGTTTTGCCTCGTGATGGCAGTAATCGGCGGTTTTTGGTTACGGCATCTCAACAAACAGCGGATTTTTAGTATGTCTCGCCCGGGTAAGGAGTAA
- the gltX gene encoding glutamate--tRNA ligase translates to MSVRVRIAPSPTGNLHIGTARTAVFNWLYARNQKGKFILRVEDTDIERSRAEYTENIKSGLTWLGLNWDEGPFFQTERLDKYRQAIQTLIDKGLAYPCYCTSQELDEMREKQKAANQAPRYDNRHRHLNAEQIAEFEAQGKKPVIRFKIEDNQQIVWNDLVRGKVIWQGSDLGGDMVIARASEGDTFGQPLYNLAVVVDDMDMNISHVIRGEDHIANTAKQILLYQALGSQVPEFAHTPLILNPEGKKLSKRDGVTSIDDFRKMGFVAPALVNYMTLLGWTSPDGEEIFTLEEAATKFSLERVNKAGAKFDWDKLDWINSQYLHHMPPEELLTALIPHWQEAGYQFDVETQKDWLLELTALISTSLTRLTDGVKETALFFASHITLSDEAKDFVSQEGVKDVLGGVISNTPENLTEEDAKGIIKQVTKDLKVKKGLVMRSLRAGLTGELHGPDLIQSWLLLHKKGVAKTRLESLFNSL, encoded by the coding sequence ATGTCAGTTAGAGTTAGAATAGCACCCTCACCCACAGGAAACTTACACATAGGCACAGCGCGCACCGCCGTCTTTAACTGGCTGTATGCCCGTAACCAAAAAGGTAAATTTATCCTGCGGGTAGAAGATACCGACATAGAGCGCTCTAGGGCCGAATATACTGAAAACATCAAATCAGGTTTAACATGGTTAGGATTAAACTGGGATGAAGGGCCTTTTTTCCAAACCGAAAGACTAGATAAATATCGTCAAGCCATTCAAACCTTAATAGATAAAGGATTAGCCTATCCCTGCTACTGCACCTCCCAAGAATTAGACGAAATGCGGGAAAAACAAAAAGCCGCCAATCAAGCCCCCCGTTATGATAACCGTCATCGCCACCTAAACGCCGAACAAATTGCCGAATTTGAAGCCCAAGGAAAAAAACCCGTTATTAGATTTAAAATTGAAGATAATCAGCAAATTGTTTGGAATGATTTAGTTAGAGGTAAAGTTATCTGGCAAGGAAGCGACTTAGGTGGAGACATGGTAATTGCTAGGGCTTCAGAAGGAGACACCTTTGGGCAACCCCTTTATAACCTAGCAGTGGTTGTAGATGATATGGACATGAATATTAGTCATGTTATTCGAGGAGAAGATCACATTGCCAATACTGCCAAACAAATCTTACTTTACCAAGCCCTTGGGAGTCAAGTTCCTGAATTTGCCCATACCCCTTTAATTCTCAATCCTGAAGGTAAAAAACTTTCTAAGCGTGATGGGGTTACTTCCATTGACGATTTTAGAAAAATGGGTTTTGTCGCCCCCGCCCTAGTGAATTATATGACATTACTGGGTTGGACTTCCCCCGACGGAGAAGAAATTTTCACCCTTGAAGAAGCAGCAACAAAATTTAGTTTAGAAAGGGTAAATAAAGCAGGGGCAAAATTTGATTGGGATAAATTAGATTGGATTAATAGTCAATATCTACATCATATGCCCCCTGAGGAATTATTAACCGCCTTAATACCCCATTGGCAAGAGGCTGGTTATCAGTTTGATGTAGAAACCCAAAAAGACTGGTTATTAGAATTAACAGCTTTAATTTCCACTAGCTTAACCCGTTTAACAGATGGGGTAAAAGAAACGGCTTTATTTTTTGCTTCCCATATTACCCTCAGTGATGAAGCCAAGGATTTTGTTTCCCAAGAAGGGGTTAAAGATGTTTTGGGTGGGGTGATTTCAAATACTCCAGAGAATTTAACAGAAGAAGATGCCAAGGGAATTATTAAGCAAGTAACCAAGGATTTAAAGGTTAAAAAAGGTTTAGTCATGCGCTCCTTACGTGCTGGTTTAACTGGGGAATTACATGGCCCTGACTTAATTCAAAGTTGGTTATTATTGCACAAAAAAGGTGTTGCTAAAACCCGTTTAGAGAGTCTTTTTAATTCTTTGTAA
- a CDS encoding MoaD/ThiS family protein gives MTVTVKLFAIYQEIYQKSELTLEIPENTTVADILQEITKEKTALQPWAKITRFAVNLQFVSPNYILNSGDELAFIPPVSGG, from the coding sequence ATGACAGTAACAGTAAAACTATTTGCCATCTACCAAGAAATATATCAAAAATCCGAGCTAACCTTGGAAATCCCAGAAAATACTACCGTAGCTGATATATTACAAGAAATAACCAAGGAAAAAACAGCCTTGCAACCATGGGCAAAAATTACCCGCTTTGCTGTCAACCTTCAATTCGTCTCCCCCAATTATATTCTTAACTCTGGAGATGAATTGGCTTTCATTCCTCCCGTCAGTGGAGGCTAA
- a CDS encoding UDP-N-acetylmuramoyl-tripeptide--D-alanyl-D-alanine ligase, with protein MNLSLNIAKISEITESVYEAQDGVIIEQPWEGISTDTRSLRRGEIFVALRGENFDGHNFLKEAVTQGAIALIVDENHVSKEAFSVPILRVKDSLEAYQKIAHWWREQLNIPIIGVTGSVGKTTTKELISAILSTQGKVLKTEANYNNEIGVPKTLLSITKEDNFAVIEMAMRGEGEIALLTDIVNPTIGLITNVGTAHIGRLGSREAIARAKCELLGHMNPEGVAILNADNELLMATARTVWQGKTVSYGLENGDFRGEIVDDDKIEVNGEIYPLPLQGRHNALNYLGAIALAHVLELDLEPLKAGIEVNMPKGRAKRYHLDNDIVILDETYNAGFESMLASLELLKNTPGGRKIAVLGTMKELGEYSPALHHQVGEKAAELELDLVLILADEEDTKTIASGAKAIATEIYENHGQLLNRVQQVMTKGDRILFKASNSVGLSAIVEQLI; from the coding sequence ATGAATTTATCTTTAAATATTGCCAAAATCAGTGAAATTACTGAGTCAGTTTATGAAGCTCAAGACGGTGTAATCATAGAGCAACCATGGGAAGGGATAAGCACCGATACAAGGAGTTTGAGAAGGGGTGAAATTTTTGTCGCTTTGAGGGGAGAAAATTTTGATGGTCATAATTTTTTAAAAGAGGCGGTAACACAAGGGGCGATCGCCCTTATAGTGGATGAAAATCACGTAAGTAAAGAAGCATTTTCAGTGCCAATTTTGAGGGTGAAAGATAGTTTAGAAGCCTATCAAAAAATCGCCCATTGGTGGCGAGAACAATTGAATATTCCCATTATTGGGGTGACAGGTTCAGTGGGAAAAACTACCACAAAAGAGTTAATTAGTGCCATATTAAGCACCCAAGGAAAAGTATTAAAAACCGAAGCTAATTATAATAATGAAATCGGCGTTCCCAAGACCCTTTTAAGCATAACAAAAGAAGATAATTTTGCAGTAATTGAAATGGCCATGCGAGGGGAAGGAGAAATCGCTTTACTTACAGATATAGTCAACCCCACCATCGGTTTAATTACCAACGTGGGAACGGCGCATATTGGTAGGCTAGGATCTCGGGAAGCCATTGCCCGGGCTAAGTGTGAACTCCTAGGACATATGAACCCTGAAGGGGTAGCAATTTTAAATGCTGATAACGAACTTTTGATGGCAACGGCGAGGACGGTATGGCAGGGAAAAACTGTCTCCTATGGCTTAGAAAATGGCGACTTTAGAGGGGAAATAGTAGATGATGACAAAATTGAGGTAAATGGTGAAATTTACCCCTTACCCTTGCAGGGACGCCATAACGCCTTGAATTATCTAGGGGCGATCGCCCTTGCCCATGTGCTTGAATTAGATTTAGAACCCCTCAAAGCAGGAATTGAAGTAAATATGCCCAAAGGAAGGGCAAAACGCTATCATCTCGATAACGACATCGTCATTCTTGATGAAACCTATAACGCTGGGTTTGAATCCATGTTAGCTTCCTTAGAGTTATTGAAAAATACCCCTGGGGGTCGAAAAATAGCCGTTCTTGGCACCATGAAAGAATTAGGAGAATATTCCCCCGCTCTCCATCATCAAGTGGGAGAGAAAGCCGCAGAATTGGAGTTAGACTTGGTGCTGATTTTAGCCGACGAAGAAGATACCAAAACCATTGCTTCTGGTGCTAAAGCCATCGCCACAGAAATTTATGAAAACCATGGGCAACTCTTAAATCGGGTTCAACAGGTAATGACTAAAGGCGATCGCATCCTATTCAAAGCCTCTAATTCCGTTGGTTTAAGTGCGATCGTAGAGCAACTAATTTAA
- the clpP gene encoding ATP-dependent Clp endopeptidase proteolytic subunit ClpP gives MLESQSPNLNIHSSYPQSINAIRTENIINNATVPMVVESSGMGEKVFDVYSRLLRERIIFLGTAIDDKLADSVVAQLLYLEAEDPKKDIYIYINSPGGSVYSGMAIYDTMQQIEPDVSTICYGIAASMGAFLLAGGAKGKRLGLPNSRIMIHQPLGGAQGQASDIEIQAKEILYIKQRLNEIITHHTGQPFERISEDTERDFYMSSTEAKEYGIIDDIILREGVSLPLNRKDIDLSEALM, from the coding sequence ATGCTAGAATCTCAATCTCCCAACCTCAACATCCACAGCAGTTACCCCCAATCCATTAACGCCATCAGGACAGAAAACATCATCAACAATGCCACCGTCCCCATGGTAGTAGAATCCTCTGGCATGGGTGAAAAAGTATTTGACGTTTACTCCCGTCTTCTTCGGGAAAGGATTATTTTCCTCGGCACAGCCATTGATGACAAACTAGCCGATTCCGTAGTCGCACAACTACTATACCTCGAAGCAGAAGATCCTAAAAAAGACATCTACATCTATATCAACTCCCCCGGTGGTTCAGTATATTCAGGCATGGCCATCTACGACACCATGCAACAAATAGAACCAGACGTATCCACCATTTGCTATGGTATTGCCGCTAGTATGGGAGCTTTTCTCCTCGCAGGAGGCGCGAAAGGAAAAAGACTCGGTTTACCCAACTCCCGCATCATGATTCATCAACCCTTAGGAGGTGCGCAAGGACAAGCCAGTGACATCGAAATTCAAGCAAAAGAAATTTTATATATTAAGCAAAGATTAAACGAAATTATTACCCATCATACAGGACAACCCTTTGAGCGGATTAGTGAAGACACCGAAAGAGATTTTTATATGTCCTCCACTGAAGCAAAAGAGTATGGCATTATTGACGATATTATTTTACGAGAAGGGGTAAGTCTGCCCTTGAATCGCAAAGATATTGACCTATCCGAAGCCCTCATGTAA